In Drosophila santomea strain STO CAGO 1482 chromosome 2L, Prin_Dsan_1.1, whole genome shotgun sequence, a single window of DNA contains:
- the LOC120443825 gene encoding ATP-dependent RNA helicase vasa gives MSDWEDLPSAQTSGGASFSKPEKEAPGWSDDEDKGKSFGGGGRGGGVYRGGNRGGDGDGFGFRGGRREGGGGFRGRRDDNEDGEERRGGRGGFNRERGERGEKGEGGFERRRRNDDDVNNNNDIVEDGEKKREFYIPPEPTNDATEIFSSGITSGINFSKYDNIPVKVSGEDVPKAIRNFEHAELRDIIRENVTKSGYTVPTPIQKVSIPVIAAGRDLMACAQTGSGKTAAFLVPILSKLLDDPQDLEFGKPQAVIVSPTRELAIQIFSEARKFAFESYLKISIVYGGTSFKHQNECITKGCHVLIATPGRLLDFVDRTFITFEDTRFVVLDEADRMLDMGFSESMRKFMTHQTMRPEHQTLMFSATFPEEIQRLAGEFLKSYVFVTIGVVGGACSDVQQTIYEVNKFAKRSKLMEILREQADGTIVFVETKRGADFLASFLSETEFPTTSIHGDRLQSQREQALRDFKNGSMKVIIATSVAARGLDIKNIKHVVNFDMPNNIDDYVHRIGRTGRVGNNGRATSFFDPDQDQSLAGDLIKILEGSGQTVPEFLRDLGGGGGGGYSNKKFGGVDVRGRGNAVVEATYAEDNEEWD, from the exons ATGTCGGACTGGGAGGATTTG CCCTCTGCCCAAACTAGCGGTGGAGCCTCGTTTAGTAAGCCTGAGAAAGAAGCACCCGGATGGAGCGATGATGAGGACAAGGGCAAGAGCtttggcggcggcggcagagGAGGTGGAGTCTATCGAGGAGGAAATCGTGGTGGTGATGGAGATGGATTTGGTTTCCGTGGAGGACGTCGCGAAGGAGGCGGCGGCTTTCGAGGTCGCCGCGACGACAACGAGGATG GTGAAGAACGTCGGGGCGGACGCGGAGGCTTCAATCGGGAGCGCGGTGAACGTGGCGAAAAAGGAGAGGGTGGTTTTGAAAGGCGCCGGCGAAATGATGACGATgttaacaataacaatgatATAGTCGAAGACGGCGAGAAGAAGCGAGAATTTTACATTCCGCCAGAGCCTACTAACGATGCAACTGAGATCTTCAGCAGTGGCATTACTTCAGGCATTAACTTTTCAAAATATGATAATATTCCCGTTAAG GTGAGTGGCGAGGATGTTCCCAAAGCCATTAGGAACTTTGAACATGCTGAATTGCGTGATATTATCAGAGAGAATGTTACCAAATCGGGCTACACGGTTCCGACTCCAATTCAAAAAGTTTCTATACCGGTGATTGCCGCTGGCCGTGATTTAATGGCTTGTGCCCAGACTGGCTCTGGAAAAACCGCTGCTTTTTTGGTGCCTATCCTCAGCAAACTGTTGGACGATCCCCAAGATCTGGAATTCGGGAAACCGCAGGCAGTGATTGTATCCCCAACTAGGGAGCTGGCAATTCAGATCTTTAGCGAAGCGAGGAAGTTTGCTTTCGAGTCATATCTAAAGATCAGTATTGTTTACGGAGGCACCTCTTTCAAGCATCAAAACGAGTGCATAACCAAGGGCTGCCATGTGCTAATCGCGACTCCGGGACGACTGCTGGACTTTGTTGACCGCACTTTCATTACCTTTGAAGATACTCGTTTCGTAGTATTGGACGAGGCCGATCGAATGCTGGACATGGGCTTCTCGGAAAGCATGCGGAAATTTATGACCCATCAGACAATGCGTCCGGAACACCAAACATTGATGTTTTCCGCCACGTTTCCCGAGGAAATCCAGCGCCTGGCAGGCGAATTCTTGAAGAGTTATGTCTTCGTTACTATTGGCGTAGTGGGAGGAGCTTGCTCAGATGTACAGCAGACCATTTACGAAGTTAATAAATTCGCCAAGCGATCAAAGCTAATG GAAATCCTTCGCGAGCAAGCGGATGGTACCATTGTCTTCGTAGAGACAAAGCGTGGGGCAGACTTTTTAGCTTCGTTCCTGTCGGAAACAGAATTTCCGACAACCTCGATTCATGGCGATCGTCTCCAGAGTCAACGCGAGCAGGCCTTGCGTGACTTCAAGAACGGCTCTATGAAGGTTATCATAGCTACTTCAGTTGCGGCTCGTGGTCTTG ATATCAAGAACATCAAGCATGTGGTCAACTTTGACATGCCCAATAACATCGATGACTACGTACATCGCATTGGACGTACAGGTCGAGTAGGCAACAATGGCCGGGCCACATCTTTCTTTGATCCTGACCAGGATCAATCTCTTGCAGGAGACTTGATAAAAATCTTGGAGGGATCTGGCCAGACCGTTCCGGAGTTTCTACGCGACTTGGGTgggggcggtggtggtggttaCTCCAACAAGAAGTTCGGTGGCGTGGATGTGCGTGGTAGG GGAAATGCCGTAGTCGAGGCAACCTACGCTGAGGATAACGAGGAGTGGGATTAA
- the LOC120443824 gene encoding sister chromatid cohesion protein solo, whose protein sequence is MRVCPIRGKLANILVMELPPIPSSCDKDEVGAFIDQLNLSKYTTSLPLIRKLRDYMLTAFKTLVNQAWASLEKLAQEKRAQKAHQIRKTTDIVNRLMDDMNRLLCESEHEEANGIGQFQNIIADCRADLSRLMNLQQIVVPQLSQVGDRQINRTSRTESARSKGLTEVEDITEIQSAAYNVYHQVFGQGYQTGRRLYDDNQGVLRDDFIPTEQQKHPGNNQVEGSTYEVTRFQHWLSEHFVSRHEIRAMRFGIPEMGFQSYAWPDAKKLHISTVHQKKISYCRLLTRTHIILTVATEPIQSSSVQASSMVNLARHQRSQNQETPDGVYVSRYNATGDEGTPCSATGVPGRAVEMRASSTPNEHNSDPGLSFIPNLTYEDGTIPLLATGGAASTPSDPSLPAEHSLGLEMDSGTLVLPADADETRLVGLPGSTVVRSRLGGAPASTPLLSFRPRLPVIDEEHHLRLSRVSRELQLSITVPPEETTLIQQREWSSIFRPRDQMIRYAEGGPPPRQAQRVRRRRRGHRNASVASPPLTPERILRREEAFRSSRHIAATFMSSLLQNAAGEVSSTSRLNVSRSEDKIMGISRNGQPQILTTAATTTTSLEVAEAPRFSDSGAYTQSAAFSQYVAVAPSDISTNAPIDQASFDKALAILPPINSTPISQHPIAVFGPKSGLEYKPQIMDNCDIMNISVPPMPMEVDEVPAEVSNTLANISDHAYVTDVQVLPTLQINSSNSASTYITSSAVNLAPPTSTNDLQTVNTRRTSMENQLYRESINDLEYISQHANVVRLMVDRQEELGVQGNSLGHITENRRGSLNYSTMPAVKVYDPQIIQNIQKDKIRIVHGLFGALIRQSQVDMHNAPFIRNRKDAIMAYRFLLELKTANIISLSPDGRFFALL, encoded by the exons ATGCGTGTTTGCCCGATTCGTGGTAaattggccaacattttaGTTATGGAACTGCCGCCGATCCCTTCAAGCTGTGATAAGGATGAGGTGGGTGCATTCATCGATCAGCTGAACCTGAGCAAATACACGACCAGCCTACCATTGATTCGCAAATTGCGTGACTACATGCTGACTGCCTTTAAGACATTGGTCAACCAAGCATGGGCTTCTCTCGAGAAATTAGCTCAGGAAAAGCGTGCTCAAAAGGCACATCAGATACGCAAAACAACTGATATTGTGAATCGCCTTATGGACGACATGAACCGATTGCTTTGTGAAAGCGAACATGAGGAAGCGAATGGAATTGGACAGTTTCAAAACATTATTGCGGATTGTAGAGCTGATTTGTCCCGGTTGATGAACCTACAGCAAATTGTAGTACCGCAACTTTCGCAAGTCGGAGATAGACAAATAAACAGAACCAGCAGGACTGAGAGCGCTCGATCGAAAGGTTTAACAGAAGTCGAAGACATAACGGAAATACAAAGCGCTGCATACAACGTGTATCATCAGGTTTTTGGCCAAGGATACCAAACAGGTCGAAGGCTATATGATGATAATCAAGGTGTCTTGAGAGATGATTTTATTCCaacagaacaacaaaaacacccAGGAAATAATCAAGTGGAGGGATCTACTTATGAAGTGACTAGATTTCAGCACTGGTTAAGTGAGCACTTCGTCTCTCGACATGAAATAAGGGCAATGCGTTTTGGCATTCCGGAAATGGGTTTTCAATCTTATGCCTGGCCAGATGCAAAAAAGCTACATATTTCGACGGTCCACCAAAAAAAGATTTCTTATTGTCGACTATTAACTAGGACACACATAATATTGACTGTTGCGACCGAACCAATCCAATCGAGTAGTGTTCAGGCCAGTAGTATGGTAAACTTGGCACGACACCAGCGGTCGCAAAATCAGGAAACGCCAGATGGAGTTTACGTTAGTCGCTACAATGCAACTGGTGATGAGGGGACTCCCTGTTCCGCAACTGGCGTCCCCGGCAGAGCAGTGGAAATGCGTGCTTCGAGCACCCCAAATGAACATAACAGCGATCCAGG CTTGTCTTTTATACCCAATTTGACCTACGAAGATGGAACCATACCATTATTGGCAACAGGCGGCGCTGCATCGACACCGTCAGATCCATCACTGCCAGCAGAGCATTCATTGGGGTTAGAAATGGATAGCGGCACTTTGGTGCTGCctgcagatgcagatgaaACCCGCTTAGTCGGTCTTCCTGGATCAACGGTGGTGCGTTCGCGGCTTGGAGGCGCTCCAGCATCAACTCCTTTACTGTCTTTCCGGCCTAGACTACCGGTCATTGACGAAGAACATCATCTACGTCTCAGCAGGGTGTCACGCGAGCTGCAGTTGAGTATTACTGTCCCTCCGGAAGAAACCACACTAATCCAGCAACGTGAGTGGAGCTCGATTTTCCGTCCACGTGATCAAATGATTAGGTACGCCGAAGGTGGTCCCCCTCCTCGGCAGGCACAGAGGGTCCGCCGTCGCAGACGAGGTCACCGTAACGCTTCAGTCGCCAGTCCTCCACTAACACCGGAACGAATTCTCCGTCGCGAGGAAGCATTCCGAAGCAGCCGGCACATTGCAGCCACTTTTATGTCTAGCTTGCTACAAAACGCAGCTGGAGAAGTATCATCGACTTCACGTCTAAATGTATCTCGTTCAGAGGATAAGATAATGGGTATCAGCCGAAATGGACAACCGCAGATACTgaccacagcagcaacaacaacaacctcTCTAGAAGTTGCTGAGGCACCAAGATTTTCGGATTCTGGGGCTTATACGCAATCTGCAGCTTTCTCGCAGTACGTTGCAGTAGCTCCCTCGGACATTTCTACAAATGCACCAATTGATCAAGCATCATTTGATAAAGCTTTGGCTATATTACCGCCAATAAATTCCACTCCAATAAGTCAACATCCAATTGCTGTCTTTGGACCTAAAAGCGGTCTTGAATATAAACCACAAATAATGGACAACTGTGATATTATGAATATTTCGGTTCCACCTATGCCAATGGAAGTTGACGAGGTCCCAGCGGAGGTTTCAAACACTTTGGCTAATATAAGCGATCACGCTTATGTGACTGATGTACAGGTACTACCAACGTTGCAAATTAATTCTTCGAATTCTGCTAGCACATATATTACCAGCAGTGCTGTAAATCTGGCTCCACCGACTTCAACAAATGATTTGCAAACGGTTAATACGCGCAGAACTTCAATGGAAAATCAACTGTATAGAGAGTCTATAAACGATTTGGAATACATTTCACAACACGCTAATGTGGTTCGCCTAATGGTAGATCGCCAAGAGGAACTCGGTGTACAGGGCAACTCCCTGGGACATATTACGGAAAATAGGCGAGGCTCATTGAATTATAGTACTATGCCCGCTGTAAAAGTGTACGATCCACAGATAATTCAGAACATCCAGAAGGACAAGATAAGAATAGTTCATGGGCTGTTTGGAGCTCTCATCAGGCAGTCCCAGGTGGACATGCACAATGCACCTTTTATCCGTAATCGCAAAGATGCGATAATGGCATATCGCTTTTTACTTGAGCTCAAGACTGCAAATATTATAAGTCTTAGTCCGGACGGTAGATTCTTCGCTCTTctctaa
- the LOC120443826 gene encoding plasminogen activator inhibitor 1 RNA-binding protein has product MDSAGKNRYELLFMDDDVSDPLDNLVAPTAAAAAAAAGKKKQPSAAAAATKTTAKVANNNNKATAGSNTGGPNAKKPNQAEKENKPNNALNKTDGKKFTPSADKQFNNNASNNKQQGAPRQGGGANRTREFGSGQGQGQGQGQGGQQQRSVNFRQQNGNAETREQRNNRRNVRENGGAPDGQQSRPYRGPGGGQGAGGDRPQRQNRNYDGQNRKREFDRQSGSDRTGVKSIDKRDGAGSHNWGSVKEAIDDVNKNESETNVTNAEGGPKAEDSGTEPQSEQAVAEEEAKELTLDEWKAQQGQRIKPTFNIRKAGEGEDTTQWKKMVVLTSNKKKENDSEEELEYDPALYPQRVGRQQRVLDIQFNFNDGRRGGPGGFGGRGGRGGPRPGGFGGGPRSEGGNRDGGNREGGRDNREGGNRGPRDGQQHNNEGGAPSAQNQRPPIDRRGPGNNQNNNQNSGPGQNKRFERQQNTAPKVNDERQFPTLA; this is encoded by the exons ATGGACAGCGCCGGTAAAAATCGTTATGAACTTTTGTTCATGGACGACGATGTCAGCGATCCATTAGATAATCTTGTGGCGCCGAcggccgccgctgccgcagcagcagctggcaagaagaagcagccgtcagctgctgcagcggccACCAAAACGACCGCCAAGGtggccaacaacaataacaaggcGACCGCAGGATCCAATACCGGTGGACCCAATgccaaaaaaccaaatcagGCCGAGAAGGAAAACAAGCCCAACAATGCTTTAAACAAGACCGATGGCAAGAAGTTCACCCCATCAGCCGACAAACAGTTCAACAACaacgccagcaacaacaaacaacaaggTGCTCCACGGCAAGGAGGTGGCGCCAACCGAACACGTGAGTTTGGCAGCGGTCAAGGACAGGGtcaaggacaaggacaaggtggccagcagcagcgcagcgTAAACTTCCGTCAACAAAACGGCAATGCCGAGACTCGTGAGCAGCGCAACAATCGCCGCAATGTCCGCGAAAACGGCGGAGCACCCGATGGCCAGCAGTCGCGACCATACCGCGGCCCAGGCGGTGGTCAAGGTGCTGGCGGAGATCGTCCCCAGCGTCAAAACCGCAACTACGATGGCCAAAACAGGAAGCGCGAGTTCGATCGCCAGTCGGGTTCCGATAGAACTG GTGTGAAGTCAATTGACAAACGCGATGGAGCTGGTTCCCACAATTGGGGATCGGTCAAAGAGGCTATTGATGATGTGAACAAGAACGAAAGCGAGACCAATGTGACCAATGCAGAGGGTGGCCCCAAGGCTGAAGATTCTGGCACTGAACCACAGAGCGAGCAGGCTGTTGCCGAGGAGGAGGCCAAAGAGCTGACCTTGGACGAGTGGAAGGCACAGCAAGGACAGCGCATAAAGCCGACCTTTAACATCCGCAAGGCTGGAGAAG GCGAGGACACCACACAATGGAAGAAAATGGTCGTCTTAACTAGCAACAAGAAGAAGGAGAACGACAGCGAAGAGGAGCTCGAGTACGATCCTGCCCTTTATCCACAGCGTGTGGGTAGGCAGCAGCGCGTCCTGGACATTCAGTTTAACTTCAATGATGGTCGCCGTGGCGGACCAGGCGGTTTCGGAGGACGCGGTGGCCGTGGAGGTCCCAGACCCGGCGGATTTGGAGGCGGACCGCGCAGCGAGGGAGGCAACCGCGATGGCGGCAACCGTGAGGGTGGCCGAGACAATCGTGAGGGTGGAAACCGTGGCCCACGAGATGGCCAGCAGCATAATAACGAGGGCGGTGCTCCCTCCGCTCAAAATCAGAGGCCACCCATCGATCGTCGTGGTCCGGGAaacaaccaaaacaacaatCAGAACAGCGGTCCAGGACAGAATAAGCGTTTTGAGCGACAACAGAACACCGCTCCCAAGGTCAACGATGAGCGTCAGTTTCCCACTCTGGCTTAA
- the LOC120458364 gene encoding transcription elongation factor S-II — MSVEEEVFRIQKKMSKMASDGTGQDQALDLLKALQTLNINLDILTKTRIGMTVNELRKSSKDDEVIALAKTLIKNWKRFLASPAPTTPNHSSTKEGSSNNSSAAKSTSGAKSSSSSKDKSSSSSSSNNKEKKGSSSSSQSSFPSGGMTDAVRIKCREMLAAALKIGEVPEGCGEPEEMAAELEDAIYSEFKNTDMKYKNRIRSRVANLKDPKNPGLRGNFMCGAVTAKQLAKMTPEEMASDEMKKLREKFVKEAINDAQLATVQGTKTDLLKCAKCKKRNCTYNQLQTRSADEPMTTFVMCNECGNRWKFC, encoded by the exons ATGAGCGTGGAGGAGGAAGTGTTTCGAATCCAAAAGAAGATGAGTAAGATGGCCAGCGACGGCACA GGGCAGGATCAGGCTCTGGACCTGCTGAAGGCCCTGCAAACGCTGAACATCAACCTGGACATTCTGACCAAAACGCGCATCGGCATGACCGTGAACGAGCTGCGCAAGAGCAGCAAGGACGACGAGGTAATCGCTCTGGCCAAGACCCTGATCAAAAACTGGAAGCGCTTCCTGGCCAGCCCGGCGCCCACCACTCCGAACCACAGCTCCACGAAGGAGGGCTCCTCCAACAACAGCAGTGCCGCGAAGTCAACGAGCGGCGCAAAGTCGTCATCCTCCAGCAAGGACAAGTCCAGTTCATCCAGCTCATCCAATAATAAGGAGAAAAAAGGCTCGTCATCCTCGTCACAGTCCTCGTTTCCCTCCGGCGGCATGACAGATGCGGTTCGCATCAAGTGCCGCGAAATGCTGGCCGCCGCACTAAAGATTGGTGAAGTGCCTGAGGGATGCGGGGAGCCTGAGGAAATGGCCGCCGAGCTGGAGGATGCCATTTACTCCGAGTTCAAGAACACGGATATGAAGTACAAGAATCGCATTAGGTCGCGCGTGGCCAATCTGAAGGACCCCAAGAATCCGGGATTGCGCGGGAACTTCATGTGCGGCGCCGTCACTGCCAAGCAGCTGGCCAAAATGACGCCCGAGGAGATGGCCAGCGATGAGATGAAGAAGCTGCGCGAGAAGTTCGTCAAGGAGGCCATCAACGATGCCCAGCTGGCCACCGTGCAGGGCACTAAGACCGATCTCCTCAAGTGCGCCAAGTGCAAGAAGCGCAACTGCACCTACAACCAGCTGCAGACGCGTTCCGCCGATGAACCTATGACCACCTTCGTCATGTGCAACGAGTGCGGCAACCGATGGAAGTTCTGCTAA
- the LOC120458328 gene encoding uncharacterized protein LOC120458328 encodes MKYLLWIFFLFIGKSHGYVRLTNLACESYDKTFVDFPECRLKVLGRGIIGANIHVKFLKLPINRMAVRFTVYRKLSGYHPFLFNVSEEFCRVLKHPNRLRVFYYFYTAFLPFSNLNHTCPYNADVFIRNCTLSDRMFAKVPLPKGIYKLTLEMDDGVVNWVSIINVYFEINVD; translated from the exons ATGAAGTACCTCTTGTGGATCTTCTTCCTTTTCATAGGGAAATCCCACGGATACGTGCGCCTTACAAACCTGGCGTGCGAAAGCTATGACAAAACATTCGTTGACTTTCCAGAATGCCGACTGAAAGTGCTTGGCAGGGGAATCATCGGGGCCAACATCCATGTGAAGTTTCTAAAACTGCCAATAAATAGGATGGCCGTGAGATTCACCGTTTATCGGAAGCTATCCGGATACCATCCGTTCCTATTCAATGTTTCCGAGGAATTCTGTCGCGTCCTAAAGCATCCCAATCGTCTGAGAGTCTTCTACTACTTCTACACCGCCTTTTTGCCCTTTTCCAATCTTAATCATACATGTCCTTACAAT GCTGATGTTTTCATAAGGAACTGCACCTTGAGTGACCGCATGTTTGCAAAGGTTCCATTGCCAAAAGGCATCTACAAGTTGACTCTCGAGATGGATGATGGAGTCGTAAACTGGGTGTCCATCATAAACGTCTACTTCGAAATTAATGTTGACTAA